The region CACACGGCGCGGGCCAGGGGGTCGTGCGCGGCGTGCGTGAGCAGGTCCTCGATGGTGATGGGATCGGGGAGGTCCGAGGGGTGCCCCTGGAGGCGCAGGCTGCGGGCGTGGTTCTCGATGACCTGCGCGGCGGCGTAGCTTTCCAGGCTGCCGGGGTTGCCGCTGCGGCCCACGGGGCCCTGCTCGTTGATGCTGATGTGCCCGATCTCGCCGGCGCCGCCGCGCGTGCCGCGGTGCAGGCGGCCGCCGAGCAGCACGCCCGCGCCGATGCCGGTGGCGACTTTCACGTAGATGAGGTCCTGGATGCCGCGGTGCGCGCCGAAGCGGGCCTCGGCCAGGGCGCCCAGGTTGGCGTCGTTGTCCACGAGGACTTCGAGGTTCAGGGCGTCCTGCAGGGCAGCGCGGACGTTCTCGCCGTCCCAGCCGGGCATGTTGGGGGGCTGCACGACGCGGCCCGTATCGTGGTCGACGGGCCCGGGGACGCCCACGCCGACCAGCGCGACCTGCGCGGGATTCAGCTGCGCGTCGGCGAGCACCTGCCGGGTCAGGTCTTTCAGCAGGGCGTAGGTGGGCTGCGGCCCGCGTGAGATGTCGTGAGACAAGGTGCGGCTGGCCAGGGGGCGGCACTGGAGGTCCAGGGCGTCCACGCGGGCGTGGCTGGCGCCCAGGTCGATGGCGAGCAGGGCGGCGGCGCGGGTGTTGAGGTTCAGCATGGTGGCGCGCCGCCCCACCCCGCCGGTGCCGCGCGTGCCGACCTCCTGCACCAGGCCGACGCTGATCAGTTCGGTGACGATGGAGCTGATCGCGCTGCGCGACAGGCCCAGTTCACGGGCGATGTCCACGCGGGCCAGGTCCCGGTCCCACAGCAGGCCGAGCAGCAATAGGGTGTGCCGCGCGCGGATGGCCGCGAGGTCCAGGGTGTCCGGGCTGTGGGTGTCGGCGTGCAGCATGGGGGTCCTCTGTGACCGGGGGAAGGTCAGCATGGGTCGGGGCGCGGGGAGCGTCAGCCGGCGGGTCCGGCTGCTGGGCTTGGTGGGACTTGTGTACCGGTATGCTGCGCCCCGATAATTTTGTTTGTCAAACGAACGAATTAATGGAAGCGCTTCCCGACACACTTTTCTGGACAACCGATCTAATTGACGTCAAACGAACCGGCCGGAGCAGCAGCCCCGGCCGGTTCACCCCCGCCGATTCGTTCAGCCGGCGTTCGCTTCCATCGCGTCCTCTGCCCCGGCCCCCGCGCCCTCCGGACGCAGCAGCGGGAACAGCAGCACGTCCCGGATGGAATCCCGGTCGGTCATCAGCATCGCCAGACGGTCCATGCCCATCCCCATCCCGGCGGTGGGCGGCATGCCGTACTCCAGCGCCAGCAGGAAGTCCTCGTCCTGCTCGTGCGCCTCGTCGTCCCCGGCGTCCCGGCGGGCCGTCTGCGCCTCGAAGCGCTCCCGCTGATCCAGCGCGTCGTTCAGCTCCGAGTAGATCGGCGCCAGCTCGAACCCCGCCACGTACAGGTCGGCGCGCTCGGCCAGGCCGGCGCGGTCACGGTGCACCTTCACCAGCGGACTGATCGCCAGCGGCATATCCGTCAGGAACGTCGGGTTCTGCAGCAGCGGCTCGACGTACTCGCCGCCCAGCTTGTCCAGCAGCTTGTAATCCGGGGTCTTGCGGTGCTCGGGGTGGTGTACGTCGCTCCACTCGCGCAGCTTCACGAGGTCCAGCGGGTCGAAGTCCAGCCCCGCCTGCTCCTTGAGGGCCGTCACGAAGTCCAGCCGCCTGAACGGCAGCGAGAAGTCCAGTTCGCGGCCCTGGTAGGTGAGTTTCGGCTCGCCCTTGAGTTCCACGACCAGGTCGTGCAGCAGCGTCTCCACGAGCACCATCATGTCGTTGTAGTCGCCGTACGCGAAGTACGCCTCCAGCATCGTGAATTCCGGGTTGTGCGTCCGGTCGATGCCCTCGTTGCGGTAGTTGCGACCGATCTCGTACACCCGCTCGAAACCGCCCACCAGCAGCCGCTTGAGGTACAGCTCCAGGCTGATGCGCATGCTGAACTCGTGCCCCAGCGCGTTGTGGAACGTCTTGAACGGCTTGGCCTCGGTCCCGCCAGGGACGACCTGCAACGTGGGGCCCTCGACCTCCATGAAGTCGCGGCTGTCCAGGAAATTCCGGATGAAGCGCAGCATCCGCGAGCGCGTGCGGTACACCTCGCGGCTCTCGGGGTTGATCATCAGGTCCACGTAGCGGCGCCGCGCGCGGAGTTCCTCGTCCTGCAGGCCGTGGAACTTGCTGGGCAGCGGGTGCAGGCTCTTGACCAGCGGCTGCCACGACGTCACGCGCAGCGTCAGCTGACCGGTCTTCGTGACGAACGGGAAACCCCGCACGCCGATGATGTCACCCAGGTCGATCTTCTTCGTGGGGTCGAAGTTCTCGGTGTCCTGCTTGGAGAAGTGCAGCTGGATCTTGCCGTGCTCGTCGCTGAGGTCCGCGAAGGCCGCCTTGCCCATGTGACGCATCAGGGTCACGCGCCCGGCCAGCGCGTACTCCGTTTCGGGCCACTCCTGCCCGGCCTCCCACTTCGGCGCGCCGTCCTCACCGTGCGTGTCGGCCGGGTGGGCGGCCAGCACGTCGCGGGCGTGATGCGTGCGCGGGTACGTGTAGGGGTGGGCCTCGAAACCCGCGGCCACCTGCGCGTCCAGGTTGTTCAGGCGGCTGACGGTCTGCTCGTGCAGACCCTCGCGGCGGTTGGGGGAACCATCAGACATAACCGCCAGTATAGGCCGCGCCCCACACGCCGCGCCCGCCCGACGTCCAGTTCACGGCCTGCCACAGAACGGGCCGGAGGCAGACCGCCCGCAGCGACCTGCCTCCCCAGTGCTGGATTCCGTCCGCTCCGCTCGGGTCCACGGGTGGACCGGAGGTGGTCTCAGTACTCGATGCTCTTGACCTTGTACTTCATCTGCTTGCCGTTGTCGAGGTTGACCACGAAGGTCTCCCCTTTC is a window of Deinococcus grandis DNA encoding:
- a CDS encoding ROK family protein — encoded protein: MLHADTHSPDTLDLAAIRARHTLLLLGLLWDRDLARVDIARELGLSRSAISSIVTELISVGLVQEVGTRGTGGVGRRATMLNLNTRAAALLAIDLGASHARVDALDLQCRPLASRTLSHDISRGPQPTYALLKDLTRQVLADAQLNPAQVALVGVGVPGPVDHDTGRVVQPPNMPGWDGENVRAALQDALNLEVLVDNDANLGALAEARFGAHRGIQDLIYVKVATGIGAGVLLGGRLHRGTRGGAGEIGHISINEQGPVGRSGNPGSLESYAAAQVIENHARSLRLQGHPSDLPDPITIEDLLTHAAHDPLARAVWEEAGHHLGVAISTTLNLFNPAAVIIGGRLAQAGDVLLRAIRVSAQSRTMRINADRTRIDLGTLGQDAGVMGAGAMMLDSLFTPRGLPHLYGIARMNQNARDLAGSRAPPPAPRPTPTLNAPVSHGGTP
- the lysS gene encoding lysine--tRNA ligase, which encodes MSDGSPNRREGLHEQTVSRLNNLDAQVAAGFEAHPYTYPRTHHARDVLAAHPADTHGEDGAPKWEAGQEWPETEYALAGRVTLMRHMGKAAFADLSDEHGKIQLHFSKQDTENFDPTKKIDLGDIIGVRGFPFVTKTGQLTLRVTSWQPLVKSLHPLPSKFHGLQDEELRARRRYVDLMINPESREVYRTRSRMLRFIRNFLDSRDFMEVEGPTLQVVPGGTEAKPFKTFHNALGHEFSMRISLELYLKRLLVGGFERVYEIGRNYRNEGIDRTHNPEFTMLEAYFAYGDYNDMMVLVETLLHDLVVELKGEPKLTYQGRELDFSLPFRRLDFVTALKEQAGLDFDPLDLVKLREWSDVHHPEHRKTPDYKLLDKLGGEYVEPLLQNPTFLTDMPLAISPLVKVHRDRAGLAERADLYVAGFELAPIYSELNDALDQRERFEAQTARRDAGDDEAHEQDEDFLLALEYGMPPTAGMGMGMDRLAMLMTDRDSIRDVLLFPLLRPEGAGAGAEDAMEANAG